Genomic DNA from Shewanella woodyi ATCC 51908:
GAGTAGCGCACGACTTATCAGTAGTCTAAGACGTTTCTATGGCTTCTTAGTGATTCAGAATCGAATCGAGGTAGACCCCACTGCTCAGATTAAATCGCCGCAGCTAGCCCGTAAACTTCCAGACTCTCTGAGTGAAGCGGATGTGGATAGCTTACTGAGCGAGCCCAATCTTGACGACCCAATAGAGTGCCGCGATAAAGCGATGCTTGAGCTTTTGTATGCCACAGGACTTAGGGTTACTGAACTTGTGAGCCTGACCATGGAGCAGATAAGCCTACGCCAGGGAGTAGTTAGAGTGGTTGGTAAAGGGGGCAAGGAGCGACTTGTTCCCTTAGGTGAGATGGCTATCTCAGAGGTAGAGAGTTACTTAGTAGCCGCTAGAGGTGAGCTGCTTAAACAGAAGATGAGTGATGTGCTGTTTCCGTCAAAGCGGGGCAGCATGATGACGCGGCAAACCTTCTGGCATCGAATTAAGCACTATGCATTGAGGGCGGGAATAAGTACTGACCTTTCACCACATACCTTAAGGCATGCGTTTGCGACGCACCTACTCAATCATGGGGCAGATCTGCGAGTGGTGCAGTTACTTTTGGGCCATAGCGATCTCTCTACCACACAGATCTATACCCATGTGGCTAAGGCGAGATTGAGTCAGCTGCATAGCGAACACCACCCAAGAGGTTAGTGCTGCTCTAATACTAATTGGTATATTTTCACGCAATAGGCAGGATTTGATGGATCTAGTTACAGTTAATATTTGCTTTAATCCCACTGAAACTGTAACTTTTCAGGACTAATTAGGGTCTAATCTTTCATGACTCATTAGTTTATCTATTTTTGACCATGTATGACCCAAATAATAACAGGATACCCCATGATTTTTACCCGAGTATGCACCCTGATTTTTGCTGTATTGTTGGCTCAATCTGCGATTGCTGCCCCCAATACACCGACAGACGATAGCAAGGCTTTAAAAGAGAAGCTAGCTGATACGTTAAGTGTAAAAGTTCACTCTCTTCAGGAGTCTCCAATCCCTGGTTTATATGAAGCATTAACCGATCGCGGTGTGCTTTATATCTCCAAAGATGGCTCTAAACTGTTTCACGGTAATCTTTACGATCTCGATAAAGGGATGAAGAACCTGACTGAGGCGGCGATGGCGGGCCCTCGAATTGAGATGATGAAGCCTCTTGAAGATAATATGTTGGTCTACAAGGCTAAAAACGAGAAGCACGTGGTTACAGTGTTCACCGATACCACCTGTGGTTACTGCCGTAAGCTACATAACGAGATGCAGGAGTATAATGATCTAGGTATTACTATTCGTTATCTCGCTTTCCCTCGTCGTGGCATACCTTCGGCAAATGCCGATGAGATGGAATCAATATGGTGTGCTGCCGATCCACTTCAAGCCATGACAGATGCAAAAGGCGGTAAGAGCGTCAAACAGGAGAAGTGCGATGCGAAAATTGCGGAGCAGTACAACCTAGGCCAAAGCTTTGGTGTTAATGGTACCCCTGCAATTGTGCTAGAAGATGGCAGCATGATCCCTGGCTACCAACCACCAGCTGCACTGCTTAAAGTGCTTGAAGCGACTAACTAATCAGTTGCTAGATTAAGCCAGTAGTATCTTAGGTACTACTGGCTTTTTGCTTTAATTCAATCGTATTTTTTAATGTGTCATCACTTAGCTCCTTTGATAAGCTGAGCTTCCCTGTTTTGATGCAAAAGGCTGTAATGAAGTGATCCATAAGATTGTTCGCCGCCCTAGAGTCGATGATACTCACCTTCCCGAAACCCTCTCTCCACTCCTAAAGCAGATATATGCCAGTCGTGGCAGCACGGCGGCAGATTGTGATTTGGCCCTAAAGCGGTTACTTCGCCCCGATACCATGATGGGATTGCCTCGTGCGGCAGAGATCATTGCGGATGCCATTATGGCTCAGCGCTCTATTCTGATCATGGGGGATTTTGATGCCGATGGTGCAACTTCCACTTGTGTGTGTTTACTTGCACTTAAGATGATGGGGGCGACGCGGGTCGACTACCTGATCCCAAATCGATTTGATTTTGGTTACGGCTTAAGTCCCGAGATAGTCGCTGTAGCACAGGATAAGGGCGCCGAGTTACTGATCACCGTCGATAATGGCATCTCCTCAATTGAGGGGGTAGAAGCGGCGAAATCTCTGGGGATGCAAGTGGTTATCACCGACCATCACCTTCCTGGGAAAACCATTCCCAACGCCGATGCTATCGTCAACCCAAACCAAGTCGATTGCAGCTTTGCTAGTAAATCAATTGCAGGGGTTGGGGTTGCCTTCTATCTTATGTCCGCGTTAAGAGCAGAGTTAAGATCGCGTAACTGGTATCAAGAGCAGGGGATCGCTGAGCCAAATTTAGCTCAGTTACTGGATATTGTTGCCTTAGGTACAGTGGCTGATGTGGTTGCATTAGATGGCAATAACCGAATCTTAGTCGAAGCTGGGTTGCAACGGGTTCGCGCAGGAAGGTGTCGACCTGGGATCACGGCATTGTTAGAGGTGGCTAAGCGTAATCCATCTAGAATCGTGGCTTCTGATTTTGGCTTTGCGGTTGGGCCTAGGTTAAATGCGGCGGGCCGACTCGATGAGATGTCATTGGGGGTCGAAACCCTATTATGTGATGACATGATGACTGCCAGACGTATGGCGTCAGAGCTAGATGGCCTGAACGCTGAGCGACGGGATCTTGAAGCTGATATGCAGCAGGAAGCTTTAAAGAGTTTAGAGAAATTAGAGCTTAATGAAGCTGAGCTTCCTTGGGGGATAGCCCTGTTTAAGGAGGATTGGCACCAAGGAGTCATAGGAATTTTAGCCTCGCGCATTAAGGACAGGTATCATCGACCTGTTATTGCGTTTGCCGATGCGGGCAATGGAGAGATAAAGGGCTCTGCACGTTCGATTAAAGGTCTGCATATGCGGGATCTGTTAGAGCTGATTAATAGCAGACACCCTGGGATGATCCTTAAGTTTGGTGGTCATGCCATGGCAGCTGGCCTCTCCCTGTTAGAGAAAGACTTTTATAAGTTTGAACAGGCTTATGATGAAGGGGTAAGAGAGCTGCTAAAGCCTGAGCAGTTAACCGGTGAGATGACCACCGATGGCGAGCTGACACCCGATGAGATGACCTTACCTATGGCTTGGGAGCTAAGGAATGCAGGCCCATGGGGCCAAGAGTTCCCTGAGCCTCTGTTTGATGGTTATTTTAAAGTGGTGCAGCAGCGTATCGTTGGTGAGAAGCACCTCAAGCTTGTACTGGAAACCGAGTGTGGCAAGCTTATGCTTGACGGTATCGCCTTTAACGTCGATATGACCACTTGGCCGGATGCCACCATTGAGCATGCTCGTGTTGTGTATAAGCTCGATGTTAACGAGTTTAGGGGTAATCAAACATTGCAGTTGATGGTAGATCAAATAGAGGCAATGTAGCTTTAGGCTTACCATCATGGGCCTAGTTAAAGCACTAGGCGTATCCCCTCCTTGGCAATATTAAAGCCGCT
This window encodes:
- the xerD gene encoding site-specific tyrosine recombinase XerD; the protein is MPVQHKSDPLIELFLDDLWSSRGLSSNTLSAYRTDLCHFEHYLIKSGIALCDATQGTIRDYLDVRFEKGFARTSSARLISSLRRFYGFLVIQNRIEVDPTAQIKSPQLARKLPDSLSEADVDSLLSEPNLDDPIECRDKAMLELLYATGLRVTELVSLTMEQISLRQGVVRVVGKGGKERLVPLGEMAISEVESYLVAARGELLKQKMSDVLFPSKRGSMMTRQTFWHRIKHYALRAGISTDLSPHTLRHAFATHLLNHGADLRVVQLLLGHSDLSTTQIYTHVAKARLSQLHSEHHPRG
- the dsbC gene encoding bifunctional protein-disulfide isomerase/oxidoreductase DsbC → MIFTRVCTLIFAVLLAQSAIAAPNTPTDDSKALKEKLADTLSVKVHSLQESPIPGLYEALTDRGVLYISKDGSKLFHGNLYDLDKGMKNLTEAAMAGPRIEMMKPLEDNMLVYKAKNEKHVVTVFTDTTCGYCRKLHNEMQEYNDLGITIRYLAFPRRGIPSANADEMESIWCAADPLQAMTDAKGGKSVKQEKCDAKIAEQYNLGQSFGVNGTPAIVLEDGSMIPGYQPPAALLKVLEATN
- the recJ gene encoding single-stranded-DNA-specific exonuclease RecJ — encoded protein: MIHKIVRRPRVDDTHLPETLSPLLKQIYASRGSTAADCDLALKRLLRPDTMMGLPRAAEIIADAIMAQRSILIMGDFDADGATSTCVCLLALKMMGATRVDYLIPNRFDFGYGLSPEIVAVAQDKGAELLITVDNGISSIEGVEAAKSLGMQVVITDHHLPGKTIPNADAIVNPNQVDCSFASKSIAGVGVAFYLMSALRAELRSRNWYQEQGIAEPNLAQLLDIVALGTVADVVALDGNNRILVEAGLQRVRAGRCRPGITALLEVAKRNPSRIVASDFGFAVGPRLNAAGRLDEMSLGVETLLCDDMMTARRMASELDGLNAERRDLEADMQQEALKSLEKLELNEAELPWGIALFKEDWHQGVIGILASRIKDRYHRPVIAFADAGNGEIKGSARSIKGLHMRDLLELINSRHPGMILKFGGHAMAAGLSLLEKDFYKFEQAYDEGVRELLKPEQLTGEMTTDGELTPDEMTLPMAWELRNAGPWGQEFPEPLFDGYFKVVQQRIVGEKHLKLVLETECGKLMLDGIAFNVDMTTWPDATIEHARVVYKLDVNEFRGNQTLQLMVDQIEAM